One Coffea arabica cultivar ET-39 chromosome 5c, Coffea Arabica ET-39 HiFi, whole genome shotgun sequence DNA window includes the following coding sequences:
- the LOC140007740 gene encoding uncharacterized protein isoform X4 gives MQQPTPMEGWPLASPDWLSWVTRMSAIKKDLWIQTGIFDAIMISCNVPAIDKPLLFSSLLFWDCSTNTFHLTCGAMTPTVLDISAILGLPPVDFNLDVHQRLLEMYAEFDQSHGLFSSPKWNSSIRAYSSFLKDFKGKDGSPVTDEEHLAFLVYWLNKIIFCSPDNKISKELQKVAFALHAGISVNIPVLVLSHLYRGIYELISKQFKAAGGPLWILQLWLKSYFPELGSKLTDEPTGAFGYQLGQFPPTPKSLEECFRFFYDCASRPSYMPFPQHTGPPWHRIICTQAPASFKYDNHDVWADFVLCRDLPVSLCVDEENKSKFSVEIYLPNLVSRQFGLVQDVPFPFLETHNRQLIPRRKLTESDMSDVAAQFAKRKKDFRFCSFNFSQASSENFNSWWLKYIQGQKKEDWVQVWHRIAPQSGENVTKTSPSRGHEMKRKLSPQLHGLPIRINQVTMSSELQAPLGPGAESPATAIPKQKRIRKSGSGSYKETARRILDPEPLISTTSVCPDDSPVIQKAVDDIHTKEADVEVNLEEKFDKGGGKEMDFLKKTTAGMARESLEGDLLYPGLSKATSKVVDPLVGPYVSETPAISQQKGNLSPNDLSSSTSLDQVPLAPGLIPPLDPSKLCATESMAIRQQKDAPATKYPAASTSVDQMTSIGPSKSSVNEFQPKNTPGAQNSSSQTFGDQAPLNSQRILPTDPYDTSAPFADQWLFSKTWKISWNWKVSQMASNYLALILKRQSFQKKNSTSMSQLSRI, from the exons ATGCAGCAGCCTACTCCGATGGAGGGGTGGCCACTTGCATCCCCTGACTGGCTTTCATGGGTAACTCGCATGTCTGCCATTAAAAAGGATCTCTGGATCCAAACTGGGATATTTGATGCTATCATGATCAGCTGTAATGTTCCTGCTATTGACAAACCGCTGctcttttcctctctcttgttttggGACTGTTCTACCAATACTTTTCATCTAACATGTGGTGCCATGACCCCAACAGTTCTTGATATCTCTGCAATTTTGGGGCTTCCACCCGTTGACTTTAACTTGGATGTGCATCAGAGGCTTCTAGAAATGTATGCTGAATTTGATCAGTCCCATGGTCTTTTCTCTAGCCCTAAATGGAACTCTTCCATACGGGCATATAGTTCCTTTCTAAAGGATTTCAAAGGTAAAGATGGCTCTCCTGTTACCGACGAAGAACACCTCGCTTTTCTAGTTTACTGGCTGAAtaaaattattttctgcagcCCAGATAATAAAATCtcaaaagaattacaaaaagTGGCTTTTGCCCTTCATGCTGGTATCTCTGTAAATATTCCTGTACTAGTACTGTCCCATTTGTATCGAGGCATCTATGAATTAATTTCTAAGCAGTTTAAAGCTGCAGGAGGTCCCTTGTGGATTTTGCAACTGTGGCTTAAATCCTATTTTCCTGAGCTTGGTTCCAAGCTCACTGATGAACCCACTGGAGCTTTTGGATATCAACTCGGTCAATTTCCTCCCACCCCAAAATCATTGGAAGAATGTTTCCGATTCTTTTATGATTGTGCTTCTCGACCTTCATACATGCCATTTCCCCAGCACACTGGCCCTCCCTGGCACCGTATAATTTGCACACAAGCTCCAGCAAGCTTCAAGTATGATAACCATGATGTTTGGGCCGATTTTGTCCTGTGTAGAGACCTTCCCGTTTCCCTGTGTGTGgatgaagaaaataaaagcaAGTTCAGCGTGGAAATTTACCTTCCAAATTTGGTTTCTAGACAATTCGGATTGGTGCAAGATGTGCCATTTCCTTTTCTGGAGACCCATAACAGGCAATTGATACCTCGGCGCAAGTTGACTGAGTCTGATATGTCAGATGTTGCAGCGCAATTTgccaaaaggaaaaaggattTCAGATTCTGTTCCTTTAACTTTTCTCAGGCGAGCAGCGAGAACTTCAATTCCTGGTGGCTGAAGTACATTCAGGGCCAAAAGAAAGAGGACTGGGTTCAAGTATGGCACAGAATTGCTCCACAATCTGGTGAAAATGTTACGAAAACTTCTCCCTCGAGAGGCcatgaaatgaaaaggaaaCTCAGTCCTCAACTCCATG GCCTTCCGATTAGGATTAATCAAGTAACAATGTCCTCTGAACTGCAAGCACCTCTTGGTCCCGGTGCAGAATCTCCAGCAACTGCCATTCCAAAACAGAAGCGAATTAGAAAATCTGGCAGTGGGTCCTATAAAGAGACAGCTAGGAGGATTCTTGATCCT GAACCATTGATATCAACTACCTCAGTCTGCCCGGATGATTCACCTGTGATTCAGAAGGCAGTGGATGATATTCACACTAAGGAAGCAGATGTTGAAGTGAACTTAGAGGAAAAGTTTGACAAAGGAGGTGGGAAAGAAATGGACTTTCTCAAGAAAACAACTGCTGGAATGGCTAGAGAAAGCCTTGAAGGAGATCTATTATATCCTGGGCTTTCTAAAGCGACCAGTAAGGTAGTAGATCCACTTGTTGGTCCTTATGTGAGTGAGACTCCTGCTATTAGCCAACAAAAGGGTAATCTCAGCCCTAATGATCTGTCTTCATCAACTTCTCTGGATCAG GTTCCTCTGGCTCCTGGGTTGATTCCTCCTCTGGATCCTTCTAAGTTGTGTGCAACTGAATCTATGGCAATTAGGCAGCAAAAGGATGCCCCAGCTACCAAGTACCCAGCCGCATCAACTTCTGTGGATCAG ATGACTTCAATTGGTCCTTCAAAGTCCTCTGTCAATGAATTCCAGCCAAAGAATACTCCAGGTGCTCAGAATTCATCATCACAGACTTTTGGGGATCAG GCTCCTCTTAATTCTCAGCGGATACTTCCAACTGATCCATACGACACTTCTGCTCCTTTTGCGGATCAG TGGCTATTTTCAAAGACTTGGAAAATTTCTTGGAATTGGAAAGTTTCTCAGATGGCTTCCAACTATCTAGCACTAATTCTGAAAAGACAGAGCTTTCAGAAGAAGAATTCAACAAGCATGTCTCAACTGTCAAGAATCTGA